From the genome of Amycolatopsis sp. NBC_01488, one region includes:
- the moaA gene encoding GTP 3',8-cyclase MoaA — MPRPENPRLIDTFGRVATDLRVSLTDRCNLRCTYCMPAEGLDWMPGEQVLTDDELVRLVRIAVERLGVTDIRLTGGEPLLRAGLEDIVARITALEPRPRLSMTTNGIGLAKRAAGLAAAGLNRINVSLDTVDPGTFVKITRRDRLSHVVAGLAAARDAGMTPVKVNAVLIRGLNEAEAVPLLQFCLAEGYHLRFIEQMPLDAQHGWNRGEMITAAEILEMLGASFTLSPFPVARGGAPAERWLVDGGPGDVGVIASVTRPFCAACERTRLTADGAVRSCLFSNDETDLRSLARAGARDEEIADAWRATMWAKLAGHEINDAGFAQPIRPMSAIGG; from the coding sequence GTGCCCAGACCCGAGAACCCCCGGCTCATCGACACCTTCGGCCGGGTGGCCACCGATCTCCGGGTTTCCCTGACGGATCGGTGCAACCTGCGCTGCACCTACTGCATGCCCGCCGAGGGCCTCGACTGGATGCCGGGCGAGCAGGTGCTGACCGACGACGAACTGGTCCGGCTCGTGCGGATCGCCGTCGAGCGGCTCGGCGTCACCGACATCCGGCTCACCGGCGGCGAGCCGCTGCTGCGGGCCGGCCTCGAGGACATCGTGGCGCGGATCACGGCCCTGGAGCCGCGGCCCCGGCTGTCGATGACCACCAACGGCATCGGCCTCGCCAAGCGTGCGGCCGGGCTCGCGGCGGCGGGGCTGAACCGGATCAACGTCTCGCTCGACACCGTCGACCCCGGCACGTTCGTCAAGATCACCCGCCGCGACCGGCTCTCGCACGTCGTGGCCGGGCTGGCCGCGGCCCGGGACGCCGGGATGACGCCGGTGAAGGTCAACGCCGTGCTGATCCGCGGGCTCAACGAGGCCGAAGCCGTGCCGCTGCTGCAGTTCTGCCTCGCCGAGGGCTACCACCTGCGGTTCATCGAGCAGATGCCGCTGGACGCCCAGCACGGCTGGAACCGCGGCGAGATGATCACCGCGGCCGAGATCCTCGAGATGCTGGGCGCCTCGTTCACCCTCTCGCCGTTCCCGGTGGCGCGGGGCGGCGCGCCGGCCGAGCGCTGGCTGGTCGACGGCGGCCCCGGCGACGTCGGCGTGATCGCGTCGGTGACCCGGCCGTTCTGCGCCGCCTGCGAGCGGACGCGGCTGACCGCCGACGGCGCGGTGCGCTCCTGCCTCTTCAGCAACGACGAGACGGACCTGCGCTCTCTCGCGCGCGCGGGCGCGCGCGATGAAGAGATTGCCGACGCCTGGCGCGCGACGATGTGGGCCAAGCTCGCGGGACACGAGATCAACGACGCCGGGTTCGCGCAGCCGATCCGGCCGATGAGCGCGATCGGCGGCTGA
- a CDS encoding MoaD/ThiS family protein encodes MTTWTIVVRYFASARAAAGAEEEKVQLPSGASVGDAVAELRELHPAALPRVLDAASYLLDGIAVRDLTRPLRDGAELDVLPPFAGG; translated from the coding sequence ATGACCACCTGGACCATCGTGGTGCGGTACTTCGCCTCGGCGCGCGCGGCGGCGGGCGCGGAAGAGGAGAAGGTGCAGCTGCCGTCCGGCGCGTCGGTCGGCGACGCCGTGGCCGAGCTGCGCGAGCTCCACCCGGCCGCGCTGCCGCGCGTCCTGGACGCGGCCAGCTACCTGCTCGACGGCATCGCGGTGCGGGACCTCACCCGCCCCCTCCGGGACGGCGCCGAGCTGGACGTCCTCCCGCCCTTCGCCGGCGGCTGA
- the modA gene encoding molybdate ABC transporter substrate-binding protein has protein sequence MSQLALAVAAVALFAGACSSSDQPSTQTTGGSSVTAPAPKGTGDTGGSLTVFAAASLTESFTALGKEFEAQHPGVSVKFSFQGSSTLVQQLTNGAKADVFASADQANMDKAVQGGVIDGQPTVFATNKLAIAVAPGNPKGIKSFADLNKAGLTVVTCAPQVPCGSATKKVETATGVTLKPKSEESDVKQVLNKVASGDADAGLVYVTDATSAAGKVDKVDFPEASGAINSYPIAVVKGGQSALAKEFDDFVLGTEGKTELTKVGFGPAQ, from the coding sequence TTGTCACAGCTCGCTCTCGCCGTCGCGGCCGTCGCCCTGTTCGCGGGCGCGTGCAGCAGCTCGGACCAGCCCAGCACGCAGACGACCGGCGGGTCGTCGGTCACCGCGCCCGCGCCGAAGGGCACCGGTGACACCGGCGGCTCGCTGACCGTGTTCGCCGCTGCGTCCCTCACCGAGTCGTTCACCGCGCTCGGCAAGGAGTTCGAGGCCCAGCACCCGGGCGTCAGCGTGAAGTTCAGCTTCCAGGGCTCGTCCACCCTGGTCCAGCAGCTGACCAACGGCGCGAAGGCCGACGTCTTCGCTTCCGCAGACCAGGCCAACATGGACAAAGCGGTCCAGGGCGGCGTGATCGACGGGCAGCCGACGGTCTTCGCCACCAACAAGCTCGCCATCGCCGTCGCGCCCGGCAATCCCAAGGGCATCAAGTCCTTCGCGGACCTGAACAAGGCGGGCCTGACCGTGGTCACCTGCGCGCCGCAGGTGCCGTGCGGGTCGGCGACCAAGAAGGTCGAGACGGCGACCGGCGTCACGCTCAAGCCGAAGAGCGAAGAGAGCGACGTCAAGCAGGTCCTGAACAAGGTCGCCTCCGGGGACGCCGACGCGGGGCTGGTCTACGTCACCGACGCCACCTCGGCCGCGGGCAAGGTCGACAAGGTCGACTTCCCCGAGGCGAGCGGGGCGATCAACAGCTACCCGATCGCCGTGGTCAAGGGCGGGCAGAGCGCGCTGGCCAAGGAGTTCGACGACTTCGTCCTCGGCACCGAGGGCAAGACCGAGCTGACCAAGGTCGGGTTCGGCCCTGCGCAGTAA
- a CDS encoding MarR family winged helix-turn-helix transcriptional regulator yields MSSTTENTYPVSEAELFRFAELGRAGSTLTVLRHARIAEKMGLSGTDHKTFDLVIQSGGPLTAGRIADLTGLSTGAVTGVIDRLEKVGLVRRVRDPEDRRKVLVEVVPGAAERFAPLFQSAFDALRETLAQFSPAERKAIERYQNVMLEQLRAEISHNSRPA; encoded by the coding sequence ATGTCGAGCACGACGGAAAACACTTACCCGGTCTCCGAAGCGGAACTCTTCCGCTTCGCGGAATTGGGCCGGGCGGGCAGCACGCTCACCGTCCTCCGGCACGCCAGGATCGCCGAGAAGATGGGCCTCTCCGGCACCGACCACAAGACGTTCGACCTGGTCATCCAGTCGGGCGGACCGTTGACCGCAGGCCGGATCGCCGACCTGACGGGGCTGTCCACCGGCGCGGTGACCGGCGTCATCGACCGGCTGGAGAAGGTCGGGCTGGTGCGCCGCGTACGCGATCCCGAAGACCGCCGCAAGGTCCTCGTCGAGGTCGTGCCGGGGGCCGCGGAGCGCTTCGCGCCGCTCTTCCAGTCGGCCTTCGATGCCCTTCGTGAGACGCTGGCACAGTTCTCACCGGCCGAGCGAAAAGCCATCGAGCGTTATCAGAACGTCATGCTCGAACAGCTTCGCGCCGAGATCTCGCACAATTCACGCCCCGCGTAG
- a CDS encoding TOBE domain-containing protein yields the protein MPQFRLSEAARLLGVSDDTVRRWVRAGQLTATDDAAGRKVVDGAQLAGFARAQASGPEDPSAVGRSARNRFVGLVTEVVADKVMAQVEMQCGTHRVVSLMSTEAVRELGLRPGVLAVAVVKATTVVVETPEGSR from the coding sequence ATGCCGCAATTTCGGTTGTCCGAGGCCGCGCGCCTGCTCGGCGTCAGCGACGACACCGTCCGGAGGTGGGTGCGCGCGGGGCAGCTGACCGCGACCGACGACGCCGCCGGCCGCAAGGTCGTCGACGGCGCCCAGCTGGCGGGGTTCGCCCGGGCACAGGCCTCCGGCCCCGAGGACCCCTCCGCCGTCGGCCGCTCCGCCCGCAACAGGTTCGTCGGGCTGGTCACCGAGGTCGTCGCCGACAAGGTGATGGCGCAGGTGGAAATGCAGTGCGGGACCCACCGGGTGGTGTCCCTGATGAGTACGGAAGCCGTCCGCGAGCTGGGCCTGCGCCCCGGGGTGCTCGCGGTCGCGGTGGTCAAGGCGACCACTGTCGTGGTGGAAACACCGGAAGGAAGTCGATGA
- a CDS encoding transglycosylase family protein encodes MSYRGKHRKMSAATRTVARVAIAGIAVGAPLAIAATPASATNWDAIAQCESGGNWSTSTGNGYYGGLQFTQSTWKAYGGTGSPQGASREQQIAVAERVLQGQGIGAWPVCGGKGGGSSAPKATHKTTAKQSTPKKTTTAPKTAAAPAATGVASSNPAGDYTVVAGDTLSKIAKQFNVDGGYKKLQDLNAKYIPNADLILVGQKIATK; translated from the coding sequence ATGTCTTACCGAGGCAAGCACCGCAAGATGTCCGCTGCCACCCGCACCGTCGCTCGCGTCGCCATCGCGGGCATTGCGGTCGGCGCTCCCCTCGCCATCGCCGCGACCCCCGCGTCGGCGACCAACTGGGACGCCATCGCGCAGTGCGAGAGCGGCGGCAACTGGAGCACCAGCACCGGCAACGGCTACTACGGCGGCCTGCAGTTCACGCAGAGCACCTGGAAGGCCTACGGCGGCACCGGCAGCCCGCAGGGCGCGTCCCGCGAGCAGCAGATCGCCGTGGCCGAGCGTGTCCTGCAGGGTCAGGGCATCGGCGCGTGGCCGGTCTGTGGTGGGAAGGGCGGCGGCTCGTCGGCCCCGAAGGCCACCCACAAGACGACCGCCAAGCAGTCGACCCCGAAGAAGACCACGACCGCCCCGAAGACGGCGGCGGCCCCGGCGGCGACCGGTGTGGCCAGCTCCAACCCGGCCGGTGACTACACCGTCGTGGCGGGCGACACGCTGTCGAAGATCGCCAAGCAGTTCAACGTCGATGGCGGCTACAAGAAGCTGCAGGACCTGAACGCGAAGTACATCCCGAACGCGGACCTGATCCTCGTCGGCCAGAAGATCGCCACCAAGTGA
- a CDS encoding molybdenum cofactor biosynthesis protein MoaE: MKRTARVIVASNRAAKGVYEDKTGPVIVAWLAGRGYDVPAPVVVEDGDPVGVALRAALADDVAVVLTTGGTGISPTDRTPDVTRALLDHELPGVADAIRAAGLPKVPTAVLSRGLAGVAGRTLVVNLPGSSGGVKDGLGVLEGILDHAVDQLAGVDHPRPAAAAPSVRVARALVTEEALSVEEHARLVEDDAAGAVVTFAGVVRDHDGGKGVRDLTYEGHPSAGDVIAEVVAELSARWTGVRAVAVSHRVGHLAIGDVALACAVAAEHRGQAFSACSDLVDEVKARLPVWKHQHFTDGTDQWVNSP, from the coding sequence GTGAAGCGCACCGCACGCGTGATCGTGGCGTCCAACCGCGCCGCGAAGGGCGTCTACGAGGACAAGACCGGCCCGGTGATCGTCGCCTGGCTGGCCGGACGCGGGTACGACGTGCCCGCTCCGGTCGTCGTCGAGGACGGCGACCCGGTGGGGGTCGCGTTGCGGGCCGCGCTGGCCGACGACGTCGCCGTGGTGCTCACCACGGGAGGCACCGGCATCTCGCCGACCGACCGCACTCCGGACGTCACCCGCGCGCTCCTGGACCACGAGCTGCCGGGCGTCGCGGACGCCATCCGCGCGGCCGGGCTCCCCAAGGTGCCCACAGCGGTCCTCTCGCGCGGTCTGGCGGGGGTGGCGGGGAGGACCCTCGTGGTGAACCTCCCGGGCTCCAGCGGCGGCGTGAAGGACGGTTTGGGGGTGCTCGAGGGCATCCTGGACCACGCGGTCGACCAGCTGGCCGGTGTCGACCACCCGCGTCCCGCCGCCGCGGCGCCTTCCGTGCGCGTCGCGCGGGCGCTGGTGACCGAGGAGGCGCTGTCGGTCGAGGAGCACGCGCGGCTCGTGGAGGACGACGCCGCCGGCGCGGTGGTGACGTTCGCCGGGGTGGTCCGCGACCACGACGGCGGCAAGGGCGTGCGCGACCTGACGTACGAGGGCCACCCGAGCGCGGGTGACGTGATCGCCGAGGTCGTGGCCGAGTTGTCGGCCCGCTGGACCGGCGTCCGGGCGGTGGCGGTGAGCCACCGCGTCGGCCACCTGGCGATCGGAGACGTGGCGCTGGCGTGCGCGGTGGCGGCGGAGCACCGCGGCCAGGCGTTCTCGGCGTGCTCGGACCTGGTGGACGAGGTCAAGGCGCGGCTGCCGGTCTGGAAGCACCAGCACTTCACCGACGGCACGGACCAGTGGGTCAACTCACCGTGA